In Streptomyces hawaiiensis, one genomic interval encodes:
- a CDS encoding helix-turn-helix domain-containing protein: MGADQGRDGSRFSELTRRELEVLSLLATGDSNRRLAHRLGIAERTVKAHLTSLMRKLGVESRVEAALLAQRYQKALSDLRVIPQGPIGERAVSCKSDV, translated from the coding sequence ATGGGAGCGGATCAGGGGAGAGACGGATCACGGTTCAGCGAACTGACCAGGCGTGAACTGGAGGTTCTGTCCCTGCTTGCCACGGGCGACTCGAACCGGCGACTTGCTCATCGACTCGGCATCGCGGAGCGCACGGTGAAGGCCCACCTCACGAGTCTGATGCGCAAGCTCGGCGTCGAATCCCGTGTGGAAGCGGCCCTTCTAGCACAGAGATACCAGAAAGCGCTATCGGACCTCAGGGTAATACCCCAAGGTCCGATAGGCGAACGCGCCGTGAGTTGCAAAAGTGACGTATGA
- a CDS encoding MFS transporter: MGGITLAQDEPAVAPPDTPAPPPDPDTGPSPRRVRLVFFALMLALLLAALEQMIVATALPKIVGELHGLDRMSWAITAYLLTATVGLPIYGKLGDLLGRKGVFQFAIVVFVAGSALAGRAQTMDQLIAFRALQGVGAGGLMIGVQAIIADIVPPRQRARYLGLIGAAFGLASVAGPLLGGYFTDHLSWRWCFYVNVPFGLVTLAVVAVTLKLPKPAHRARFDIVGALLLTAASTCLVLLTSWGGTEYAWDSRMILGLAAAAAAATVLFLVTEHFAAEPLIPLRLFRDSVFNVTGLVGLVVGVGLFGAASYLPTYLQMVDGASATESGLLMLPMMAGIVGASIIAGQLISHTGRYKAYPILGGALSVAGMWLLSRLEVGTPRLHYSIWMAVLGAGIGMVMPVLILAVQNSVRPADLGTATSANNYFRQIGGSVGAAVFGTLFADRLTHALAERLPARAGTGLPDSESITPQLVHALPPALRDSYIRAYADAMPRIFLYLVPVLVLGLVIAFFLKEKPLVSHNASVTDPDAAPGNAPVPQARAAYAAGVPVCGSVQHHDGTVVPRAALTLIDVTGQQTGRGASGEDGRYALATPGPGSYVLIAAAGGHQPQAVSVTVGERPVELDIVLGGAGNLIGTVVTADGTPVRDATVTLTNVHGEVVATTRSGREGGYVITELVAGEYTLAASAPAFRPAALPVTVQAARETRRDIELAGGAVLRGTVRAGGGRPVEDARVTLLDVGGNVVDTLTTGADGTFRFVDLSSGEYTVIAAGYPPVATVLQVAGGGRTERDLQLGHEN; this comes from the coding sequence GTGGGCGGGATCACTCTGGCGCAGGACGAACCGGCGGTGGCACCCCCCGACACCCCCGCACCACCGCCGGATCCGGACACCGGACCGAGTCCGCGCCGGGTGCGGCTGGTCTTCTTCGCTCTCATGCTGGCCCTGCTCCTGGCCGCCCTGGAGCAGATGATCGTCGCCACCGCGCTCCCGAAGATCGTCGGTGAACTGCACGGCCTGGACCGGATGTCGTGGGCGATCACCGCCTACCTGCTCACGGCCACCGTCGGACTGCCGATCTACGGCAAGCTCGGCGACCTCCTCGGCCGCAAGGGCGTCTTCCAGTTCGCCATCGTCGTCTTCGTCGCCGGCTCCGCGCTCGCGGGCCGGGCGCAGACCATGGATCAGCTGATCGCCTTCCGCGCCCTGCAGGGCGTCGGCGCGGGCGGCCTCATGATCGGCGTCCAGGCGATCATCGCGGACATCGTGCCGCCCCGGCAGCGCGCCCGCTACCTGGGCCTGATCGGCGCCGCCTTCGGCCTCGCCTCGGTGGCCGGACCGCTGCTCGGCGGCTACTTCACGGACCACCTCTCCTGGCGCTGGTGCTTCTACGTCAACGTCCCCTTCGGCCTGGTCACCCTGGCCGTCGTCGCCGTCACCCTGAAGCTCCCCAAGCCCGCCCACAGGGCCCGATTCGACATCGTCGGCGCGCTGCTGCTGACCGCCGCCTCCACCTGCCTGGTCCTGCTGACCAGTTGGGGCGGCACCGAGTACGCCTGGGACTCGCGCATGATCCTCGGCCTCGCGGCCGCAGCGGCGGCGGCGACCGTCCTCTTCCTCGTCACCGAGCACTTCGCCGCGGAACCCCTCATCCCGCTGCGGCTGTTCAGGGACTCCGTCTTCAACGTCACCGGCCTGGTCGGCCTGGTGGTCGGGGTGGGCCTGTTCGGCGCCGCCAGCTATCTGCCGACGTACCTGCAGATGGTCGACGGAGCCTCCGCCACCGAGTCGGGCCTGCTCATGCTGCCGATGATGGCCGGGATCGTCGGCGCCTCGATCATCGCCGGCCAGCTCATCAGCCACACCGGCCGCTACAAGGCCTATCCGATCCTCGGCGGCGCCCTCTCCGTCGCCGGCATGTGGCTGCTGTCCCGCCTGGAGGTCGGGACGCCCCGGCTGCACTACAGCATCTGGATGGCCGTCCTCGGCGCCGGCATCGGCATGGTGATGCCGGTGCTGATCCTCGCCGTGCAGAACTCCGTACGCCCAGCCGACCTCGGCACCGCCACCAGCGCCAACAACTACTTCCGGCAGATCGGCGGCAGCGTCGGAGCCGCCGTCTTCGGCACCCTCTTCGCCGACCGGCTCACCCACGCCCTCGCCGAGCGCCTGCCCGCGCGCGCGGGCACGGGGCTGCCGGACTCCGAGTCCATCACCCCGCAGCTCGTGCACGCACTGCCCCCGGCCCTGCGCGACAGCTACATCCGGGCGTACGCCGACGCCATGCCGCGGATCTTCCTCTACCTGGTGCCGGTGCTCGTCCTCGGACTGGTCATCGCCTTCTTCCTCAAGGAGAAACCCCTGGTGTCCCACAACGCCTCCGTCACCGACCCGGACGCGGCGCCGGGGAACGCCCCGGTCCCGCAGGCCCGTGCCGCGTACGCCGCCGGCGTGCCGGTGTGCGGCTCGGTGCAGCACCACGACGGGACCGTCGTGCCCCGTGCGGCGCTCACGCTCATCGACGTCACCGGGCAGCAGACCGGGCGTGGCGCGAGCGGCGAGGACGGGCGCTACGCGCTGGCCACCCCGGGCCCGGGCTCGTACGTGCTGATCGCCGCGGCCGGCGGCCACCAGCCACAGGCGGTCTCCGTGACCGTCGGCGAACGCCCCGTCGAGCTCGACATCGTCCTCGGCGGCGCCGGGAACCTGATCGGCACCGTGGTCACCGCCGACGGCACGCCCGTACGGGACGCCACCGTCACACTCACCAACGTGCACGGCGAGGTCGTGGCCACCACCCGCAGCGGCCGGGAGGGCGGCTACGTCATCACCGAGCTCGTCGCCGGCGAGTACACCCTCGCCGCCAGTGCCCCCGCCTTCCGCCCGGCCGCGCTCCCCGTCACCGTCCAGGCCGCCCGCGAGACCCGCCGGGACATCGAACTGGCCGGCGGCGCCGTGCTGCGCGGCACCGTCCGGGCGGGCGGCGGCCGGCCCGTGGAGGACGCGCGCGTGACGCTGCTCGACGTGGGCGGCAACGTCGTCGACACCCTCACCACCGGCGCCGACGGCACGTTCCGCTTCGTCGACCTGTCCTCCGGCGAGTACACCGTCATCGCCGCCGGTTACCCGCCCGTCGCCACCGTCCTCCAGGTCGCCGGAGGAGGCCGTACCGAGCGGGATCTCCAACTGGGCCACGAGAACTGA
- a CDS encoding Rv2578c family radical SAM protein has translation MRWENLTMDSEHSRADAALFGADAVTTRTFDTPEFRGITFHEIRARSIINRVPAVSRMSFQWTVNPYRGCSHACVYCFARKTHSYLDLDTGLGFDSQIVVKTNAPELLRRQLGSRRWQGEHIAMGTNVDCYQRAEGRYRLMPGIIAALRDHANPFSILTKGTLILRDLELIKQAAQVTDVGISVSVGFTDEELWRTVEPGTPAPERRLEVVRTFGEHGIGCGVLMAPVIPFLSDTPAQLRATVRAIAASGATSVTPLVLHLRPGAREWFMAWLGQHHPYLVARYERLYAEGSYAPKWYQRRITRQVHQLAEEYGIGPTRAGTPRRIRPAEPVEEEPPAPGQMSGPTQLSLL, from the coding sequence ATGCGCTGGGAGAACCTCACAATGGACTCCGAACACAGCCGGGCCGATGCCGCGCTGTTCGGCGCGGACGCGGTCACGACGCGTACGTTCGACACACCGGAGTTCCGCGGGATCACCTTCCACGAGATCCGGGCCCGGTCGATCATCAACCGGGTGCCGGCGGTCTCGCGGATGTCGTTCCAGTGGACGGTCAACCCCTATCGAGGCTGCTCCCACGCGTGCGTGTACTGCTTCGCGCGCAAGACGCACAGCTACCTGGACCTCGACACGGGCCTCGGCTTCGACAGCCAGATCGTGGTCAAGACCAACGCGCCGGAGCTGCTGCGCCGGCAGCTCGGCTCGCGCCGCTGGCAGGGCGAGCACATCGCCATGGGCACGAACGTCGACTGCTACCAGCGCGCCGAGGGCCGCTACCGCCTGATGCCGGGCATCATCGCTGCGCTGCGCGACCACGCGAACCCCTTCTCGATCCTCACCAAGGGCACGCTGATCCTGCGCGACCTGGAGCTGATCAAGCAGGCGGCGCAGGTCACCGACGTCGGCATCTCCGTGTCGGTCGGCTTCACCGACGAGGAGCTCTGGCGCACCGTCGAGCCGGGCACACCCGCGCCGGAGCGGCGCCTGGAGGTCGTCCGGACCTTCGGCGAGCACGGCATCGGCTGCGGGGTGCTGATGGCGCCGGTGATCCCGTTCCTGAGCGACACGCCCGCCCAACTCCGCGCCACCGTACGGGCGATCGCGGCCTCCGGTGCCACGTCCGTGACGCCCCTGGTGCTGCATCTGCGGCCCGGCGCCCGCGAGTGGTTCATGGCCTGGCTGGGGCAGCACCATCCGTATCTGGTGGCCCGGTACGAGCGGTTGTACGCGGAGGGCTCCTACGCCCCGAAGTGGTACCAGCGCCGGATCACCCGTCAGGTGCACCAACTGGCCGAGGAGTACGGCATCGGGCCCACGCGCGCGGGGACGCCGCGGCGGATCCGGCCCGCAGAGCCGGTGGAGGAGGAGCCCCCGGCGCCCGGGCAGATGTCCGGGCCGACTCAACTTTCGCTCCTTTAG
- a CDS encoding SRPBCC family protein codes for MAQVEATTERIVAADAETVFDALADYSGTRAKLLPEQFSEYEVREGGDGEGTLVHWKLQATSKRVRDCLLEVGEPTDGELVEKDRNSSMVTTWRVTPAGEGKSRVVVTSIWTGAGGIGGFFERTFAPKGLGRIYDAMLAKLAAEVEK; via the coding sequence ATGGCGCAGGTCGAGGCCACTACGGAGCGGATCGTCGCGGCGGACGCGGAGACGGTGTTCGACGCCCTCGCCGACTACAGCGGCACGCGCGCGAAGCTGCTGCCCGAGCAGTTCAGCGAGTACGAGGTGCGGGAGGGCGGCGACGGCGAGGGCACCCTCGTCCACTGGAAGCTCCAGGCCACCAGCAAGCGCGTGCGCGACTGCCTCCTGGAAGTCGGCGAACCCACCGACGGTGAACTGGTCGAGAAGGACCGCAACTCCTCCATGGTCACCACCTGGCGGGTCACACCGGCCGGTGAGGGCAAGTCCCGGGTCGTCGTGACCTCCATCTGGACCGGTGCCGGCGGCATCGGCGGCTTCTTCGAGAGGACCTTCGCGCCCAAGGGTCTCGGCCGGATCTACGACGCGATGCTCGCCAAGCTCGCCGCCGAGGTCGAGAAGTAA
- a CDS encoding ATP-binding SpoIIE family protein phosphatase: MDHGTDRAEQGTATERAEPGRVPLAVVVVDRDGLVSHWSRGARRLFGTPKEEAIGRTALDLLPVSGALPEERDTTSYTACDGLGPDLESSLDGGLSYPAAGRARLTAPGGGRVDVLWWAYPLVGPGPERLLVLAADAEALRAGDGAFERIAPGFAPHTDFPGSQDLARRLPEILPSMSVGESARIVGQILELGYPILEFSQNDRVPVTPEWGVARRAERKARRERAARARAAGEPVPEEPPDEGEDLEYAAVRERLEFLNEVSGRIGTSLDLSRTIVEVSRAVVPRFTDVAGTYLREQVVAGEGFEDGVPDTTTMWHRVAVEHTDEPGRWDDVVPVGEAMPFPAHTPFFQCMTSGRPVLVPRISEEMGHAIAAQFEKRDIRPLITGRSMLVVPLKARNVVLGFMILLRHPERPVFNDMDRVTGAELAARAGLVLDNARMYTFQENVAETLQDSMLPHIPPRMAGCDIATRYLPGTLLGRVGGDWFDAVKLHGGRTAFVVGDVMGHGLNSAAMMGQLRTAVQTMAGLDLPPAQLLRNLDDLAQRLGDTYLATCLYAVYDPIASELHLANAGHIPPVLVRAGDGRGELLDLPTGAPVGVGGVPFEAIRVRVEPGDRLVMCTDGLVEMRGEDIGVGLATLCASAAHPAASMDDACDTIIRALNTRGGRKDDVALLMARLNGIEPDDVAEWRLALDPAEVGRARAVVREQLHDWGLAKLAAPTELMAGELVTNAVRHSHARPVELRLVRGDTLLCEVDDDDHELPTLLDAGPLDEAGRGLRVVSTLSREWGTSRTKAGKTVWFELTLPRR, translated from the coding sequence ATGGACCATGGCACCGACAGGGCTGAGCAGGGCACGGCGACGGAAAGAGCCGAGCCCGGCCGCGTCCCCCTGGCCGTCGTCGTGGTCGACCGCGACGGCCTCGTGTCCCACTGGAGCCGCGGTGCACGGCGGCTGTTCGGCACCCCCAAGGAAGAGGCGATCGGCCGCACCGCTCTCGACCTGCTCCCCGTCTCGGGCGCCCTGCCCGAAGAGCGGGACACCACCTCGTACACCGCCTGCGACGGCCTCGGCCCCGACCTCGAATCCTCCCTCGACGGCGGGCTGTCCTACCCTGCGGCGGGTCGCGCCCGGCTCACCGCGCCCGGGGGCGGCCGGGTCGACGTCCTGTGGTGGGCCTACCCGCTGGTGGGCCCCGGGCCCGAGCGGCTGCTCGTGCTGGCGGCCGACGCCGAAGCCCTGCGTGCGGGCGACGGGGCGTTCGAGCGGATCGCGCCCGGCTTCGCGCCGCACACCGACTTCCCCGGGTCGCAGGACCTCGCCCGCCGGCTCCCCGAGATCCTGCCCAGCATGAGTGTCGGTGAGAGCGCCCGCATCGTCGGACAGATCCTCGAACTCGGCTATCCGATCCTGGAGTTCAGCCAGAACGACCGGGTCCCCGTCACTCCCGAGTGGGGCGTGGCCCGGCGAGCCGAGCGCAAGGCGCGCCGCGAACGGGCCGCGCGGGCCCGGGCCGCCGGTGAGCCCGTGCCGGAGGAACCGCCCGACGAGGGCGAGGACCTGGAGTACGCGGCCGTCCGTGAGCGCCTGGAGTTCCTCAACGAGGTCAGCGGCCGCATCGGCACCTCCCTCGACCTGTCCCGCACGATCGTCGAGGTCAGCAGGGCCGTCGTGCCCCGCTTCACCGATGTCGCCGGGACGTATCTGCGGGAACAGGTCGTCGCCGGCGAGGGGTTCGAGGACGGTGTGCCCGACACGACGACGATGTGGCACCGGGTCGCCGTCGAGCACACCGACGAGCCCGGCCGCTGGGACGACGTCGTCCCCGTCGGCGAGGCCATGCCGTTCCCGGCACACACGCCGTTCTTCCAGTGCATGACCAGCGGCCGACCCGTCCTCGTGCCGCGCATCAGCGAGGAGATGGGGCACGCCATCGCCGCGCAGTTCGAGAAGCGCGACATCCGGCCCCTCATCACCGGCCGCTCCATGCTGGTCGTGCCTCTCAAGGCACGCAACGTCGTGCTCGGCTTCATGATCCTGCTCCGGCACCCGGAGCGGCCCGTCTTCAACGACATGGACCGCGTCACCGGCGCCGAACTCGCCGCCCGGGCGGGCCTCGTGCTCGACAACGCGCGCATGTACACCTTCCAGGAGAACGTCGCCGAGACGCTCCAGGACAGCATGCTGCCGCACATCCCGCCCCGCATGGCGGGCTGCGACATCGCCACCCGCTATCTGCCGGGCACGCTGCTCGGGCGGGTCGGCGGCGACTGGTTCGACGCGGTGAAACTGCACGGCGGGCGCACGGCGTTCGTCGTCGGCGACGTCATGGGACACGGCCTGAACTCCGCCGCGATGATGGGCCAGCTGCGCACGGCCGTGCAGACCATGGCCGGGCTCGACCTGCCGCCCGCCCAGCTGCTGCGCAACCTCGACGACCTCGCCCAGCGCCTCGGCGACACCTACCTCGCGACCTGCCTCTACGCCGTCTACGATCCGATCGCGAGCGAACTCCACCTGGCCAACGCCGGGCACATCCCGCCCGTCCTGGTCCGGGCCGGCGACGGCCGCGGCGAACTGCTGGACCTGCCCACGGGCGCGCCCGTCGGTGTCGGGGGAGTGCCCTTCGAGGCGATACGCGTGCGCGTGGAGCCCGGCGACCGGCTGGTGATGTGCACCGACGGGCTGGTCGAGATGCGCGGCGAGGACATCGGGGTGGGCCTCGCGACGCTCTGCGCGTCGGCCGCGCACCCGGCCGCCTCCATGGACGACGCCTGCGACACCATCATCCGGGCACTCAATACGCGGGGCGGGCGCAAGGACGACGTGGCCCTGCTGATGGCCCGCCTGAACGGCATCGAGCCGGACGACGTCGCCGAGTGGCGCCTCGCCCTCGACCCGGCCGAGGTCGGCCGGGCCCGCGCGGTGGTCCGCGAGCAACTGCACGACTGGGGCCTGGCGAAGCTGGCCGCCCCCACCGAGCTCATGGCCGGCGAACTCGTCACCAACGCCGTACGGCACTCCCACGCCCGGCCCGTCGAACTGCGCCTGGTCCGCGGCGACACCCTGCTGTGCGAGGTGGACGACGACGACCACGAACTGCCGACGCTGCTCGACGCGGGCCCGCTCGACGAGGCCGGACGCGGCCTGCGCGTCGTCAGCACGCTGTCACGCGAGTGGGGGACCAGCCGGACCAAGGCCGGCAAGACGGTGTGGTTCGAGCTGACCCTGCCGCGCCGCTGA
- a CDS encoding alpha/beta hydrolase — translation MRKRAAALCGAAIVMAGAFTAVAAEASAPANTPQTAKLSWKSCATEDYPTLQCASLKVPLDHRRPHGEKITLALSRVPHTARTYQGPLLVNPGGPGGSGLTLAGFVASSLPAKVAAQYDVIGFDPRGVGASKPALDCKPGHFDPVRPNSLPTTPAIEKANLDRARSFAAACGKKYGHLLPYINTTSAVRDMDAIRQALGAKKINYFGYSYGTYLGAVYAKFFPERVRRLVLDSVVDPTDVWYDANLNQDVAFNDRHRAFLAWVAKYDATYKLGTDPERIEAKWYAMRAVLAKKPAGGTVGASELEDTFIPGGYYNGYWPSLAEAFAAYVNDKDPEPLVEAYENFGAVDASGDNGYSVYTSVQCRDADWPRDWRQWRKDNWAVYEKAPFMTWNNAWYNAPCAFWPTDSLRPVNVANGKLPPALLFQATGDAATPYEGAVTVHHLLARSSLVVEEGGGNHGVTLSGNACLDKHLAAYLSDGTVPRGYGEADAVCEALPDPKPAATAAKAASASSDGSTLHGLLGFRH, via the coding sequence ATGAGAAAACGCGCAGCCGCGCTGTGCGGTGCCGCCATCGTCATGGCCGGGGCCTTCACGGCCGTTGCCGCCGAGGCGAGCGCCCCCGCCAACACCCCGCAGACCGCGAAGCTCTCCTGGAAGAGCTGCGCCACCGAGGACTACCCGACGCTCCAGTGCGCGTCCCTGAAGGTGCCGCTCGACCACCGCAGGCCGCACGGGGAGAAGATCACCCTCGCCCTGTCCCGCGTCCCGCACACCGCCAGGACCTACCAGGGCCCGCTGCTGGTCAACCCCGGCGGTCCCGGCGGCAGCGGTCTGACGCTCGCCGGGTTCGTCGCGTCCTCGCTGCCCGCGAAGGTCGCGGCCCAGTACGACGTCATCGGCTTCGACCCACGCGGCGTGGGGGCGAGCAAGCCCGCACTGGACTGCAAGCCGGGCCACTTCGACCCGGTCCGCCCAAACTCCCTGCCGACGACGCCCGCGATCGAGAAGGCCAACCTCGACCGCGCCAGGTCCTTCGCCGCCGCCTGCGGCAAGAAGTACGGGCACCTCCTGCCCTACATCAACACCACCAGCGCCGTGCGCGACATGGACGCGATCCGGCAGGCCCTGGGCGCGAAGAAGATCAACTACTTCGGCTACTCGTACGGCACCTATCTGGGTGCGGTCTACGCCAAGTTCTTCCCGGAGCGGGTCCGGCGCCTGGTCCTGGACTCGGTCGTCGACCCGACCGACGTCTGGTACGACGCCAACCTCAACCAGGACGTGGCCTTCAACGACCGCCACCGCGCCTTCCTGGCCTGGGTCGCCAAGTACGACGCGACGTACAAACTGGGCACCGATCCGGAGAGGATCGAGGCCAAGTGGTACGCGATGCGCGCGGTCCTCGCGAAGAAGCCGGCGGGCGGCACGGTGGGCGCCTCGGAGCTGGAGGACACCTTCATTCCGGGCGGCTACTACAACGGCTACTGGCCCAGCCTGGCGGAGGCGTTCGCGGCGTACGTGAACGACAAGGACCCCGAGCCGCTGGTCGAGGCGTACGAGAACTTCGGCGCGGTCGACGCCTCCGGCGACAACGGCTACAGCGTCTACACCTCGGTGCAGTGCCGGGACGCCGACTGGCCGCGCGACTGGCGGCAGTGGCGCAAGGACAACTGGGCGGTGTACGAGAAGGCGCCGTTCATGACCTGGAACAACGCCTGGTACAACGCGCCGTGCGCGTTCTGGCCGACGGACTCACTGCGCCCGGTGAACGTGGCCAACGGCAAACTGCCTCCGGCCCTGCTGTTCCAGGCGACCGGCGACGCGGCCACTCCGTACGAGGGCGCTGTCACCGTCCACCACCTGCTGGCCCGTTCCAGCCTGGTCGTCGAGGAGGGCGGCGGCAACCACGGCGTCACGCTGAGCGGCAACGCCTGCCTGGACAAGCACCTGGCGGCATACCTGTCGGACGGCACCGTGCCGCGCGGCTACGGCGAGGCGGACGCGGTGTGCGAGGCGCTGCCCGACCCGAAGCCCGCGGCGACGGCCGCGAAGGCGGCGTCGGCCTCCTCCGACGGCTCGACGCTGCACGGCCTGCTCGGCTTCCGTCACTGA
- a CDS encoding ABC transporter ATP-binding protein — MLVLDGVTRRYRSGEVEVQAVRGVSLTAREGTLTAVMGPSGCGKSTLLTMAGGLQPPDTGTVTVAGARIDTLAEAELYQHRRRHIGYVFQDYNLVRILSVAENVALPAELDGMSRRKARAQAREALASVGMDAYADRYPDSLSGGQQQRVALARAFSGGRGLILADEPTGALDSESAGQVLDSLQVLVRSGATCVIVTHDEAVAARADRVVRMRDGVVGEVTGAAA, encoded by the coding sequence GTGTTGGTGTTGGACGGCGTCACCCGGCGCTACCGCAGCGGCGAGGTCGAGGTTCAGGCGGTACGCGGGGTGAGTCTGACCGCCCGCGAGGGCACCCTCACCGCGGTCATGGGACCCAGCGGATGCGGCAAGTCGACTCTGCTGACCATGGCGGGCGGACTGCAGCCCCCGGACACGGGCACCGTCACCGTCGCCGGGGCGCGCATCGACACGCTCGCGGAAGCGGAGCTCTATCAGCACCGGCGTCGTCACATCGGCTATGTGTTCCAGGACTACAACCTGGTGCGCATCCTCAGCGTCGCGGAAAACGTGGCCCTGCCCGCCGAACTCGACGGGATGTCCCGCCGCAAGGCCCGCGCACAGGCGCGAGAGGCGCTCGCCTCCGTGGGCATGGACGCGTACGCCGACCGCTACCCGGACTCCCTCTCCGGTGGGCAGCAGCAGCGCGTCGCCCTGGCCCGGGCGTTCTCGGGTGGCCGCGGACTGATCCTCGCGGACGAGCCGACCGGGGCGCTGGACAGCGAGAGTGCCGGCCAGGTCCTCGACAGCCTCCAGGTACTGGTGCGGTCCGGGGCCACCTGCGTGATCGTCACCCACGACGAGGCGGTCGCGGCCCGCGCCGATCGTGTGGTCCGGATGCGCGACGGCGTCGTCGGGGAAGTCACCGGAGCCGCCGCGTGA